In one Kitasatospora cineracea genomic region, the following are encoded:
- a CDS encoding GNAT family N-acetyltransferase, whose amino-acid sequence MPVPVTLYGRTVRLEPLAEHHAAALAVAGSEDRTTYAFTPVPHGLEAAREYIARALADRAAGRSMPFATVSTADNRVVGSTRFLELDYWQGPLVWPPAPGVPHGDPLEAVPDAAEIGNTWLSPRAQGTGINTEAKLLMLRHAFEVWRVQRISLRADARNTRSRVAIERLGATSEGVRRAHSRGLDGVVRSTAFYSILDEEWPAVRDIIELRIAAATSPSAPDPAPLNQECLRHGSPLVADPMTGDSLMPAA is encoded by the coding sequence GTGCCCGTACCCGTCACCCTCTACGGCCGCACCGTGCGGCTGGAGCCCCTCGCCGAGCACCACGCCGCGGCCCTGGCCGTGGCCGGCTCCGAGGACCGTACGACCTACGCCTTCACCCCCGTTCCGCACGGCCTGGAAGCCGCCCGGGAGTACATCGCGCGTGCCCTCGCCGATCGGGCGGCGGGCCGGTCGATGCCGTTCGCCACGGTGAGCACCGCCGACAACCGGGTGGTGGGCTCGACCCGGTTCCTGGAACTCGACTACTGGCAGGGCCCGCTGGTCTGGCCGCCCGCGCCGGGCGTCCCGCACGGCGACCCGCTGGAGGCGGTGCCGGACGCCGCGGAGATCGGGAACACCTGGCTGTCCCCGCGGGCGCAGGGCACCGGCATCAACACGGAGGCGAAGCTGCTGATGCTGCGGCACGCCTTCGAGGTGTGGCGGGTGCAGCGGATCTCGCTGCGGGCCGATGCCCGCAACACCCGTTCCCGGGTCGCCATCGAGCGGCTGGGCGCCACCTCCGAGGGCGTCCGCCGGGCGCACTCGCGCGGTCTGGACGGGGTGGTCCGGTCCACCGCGTTCTACTCGATCCTGGACGAGGAGTGGCCCGCCGTCCGGGACATCATCGAGCTGCGGATCGCCGCCGCGACCTCGCCCAGCGCGCCGGACCCGGCGCCGCTCAACCAGGAGTGCCTTAGACACGGCAGCCCCCTGGTCGCCGATCCGATGACCGGTGACTCCCTGATGCCGGCCGCCTGA
- a CDS encoding PAC2 family protein produces MRDPKELYELEPQGVTALAAARAAAEAGTGLVLLYHLEGFMDAGEAGGQVVAHLLEQGSPQVVARFDHDRLVDYRARRPAMTFDRESWTDYDPPEILLQLVRDSVGAPFLVLSGPEPDTEWELFAAAVGDLVERFEVRLALSFHGIPMGVPHTRPVGLTPHGNRVDLAAGHPKWFDQAQVPGSAQALVEYRLTEAGQDVLGLAAHVPHYIARSAYPAAAVTILEAVQSATGLVLPGSELRARVNEVYAEIEDQLSQGDGELRSAIQGMEGQYDAVSGAVDRESLLAESSDLPSADELGRRFEEFLAEHERGAE; encoded by the coding sequence GTGCGTGATCCCAAGGAGCTGTACGAGCTGGAGCCCCAGGGCGTGACCGCCCTGGCGGCGGCGCGGGCCGCCGCCGAGGCCGGTACCGGCCTGGTGCTGCTGTACCACCTCGAGGGCTTCATGGACGCCGGCGAGGCGGGCGGCCAGGTCGTGGCACACCTGCTCGAGCAGGGGTCCCCGCAGGTGGTGGCCAGGTTCGACCACGACCGGCTGGTCGACTACCGGGCCCGCCGTCCCGCGATGACCTTCGACCGCGAGAGCTGGACGGACTACGACCCGCCGGAGATCCTGCTCCAGCTGGTGCGCGACTCGGTGGGGGCGCCCTTCCTGGTGCTCTCCGGCCCCGAGCCGGACACCGAGTGGGAGCTCTTCGCGGCCGCCGTCGGCGACCTGGTGGAGCGGTTCGAGGTCCGGCTCGCGCTCTCCTTCCACGGCATCCCGATGGGCGTCCCGCACACCCGCCCGGTCGGCCTCACCCCGCACGGAAACCGGGTCGACCTGGCGGCCGGCCACCCCAAGTGGTTCGACCAGGCCCAGGTGCCCGGCAGCGCCCAGGCCCTGGTCGAGTACCGGCTCACCGAGGCCGGACAGGACGTGCTGGGCCTCGCCGCCCACGTGCCGCACTACATCGCCCGCTCGGCCTACCCGGCCGCCGCGGTGACGATCCTGGAGGCCGTCCAGTCCGCGACCGGCCTGGTCCTGCCCGGCAGCGAACTGCGCGCCCGGGTCAACGAGGTCTACGCCGAGATCGAGGACCAGCTCTCCCAGGGCGACGGCGAGTTGCGCTCGGCGATCCAGGGCATGGAGGGCCAGTACGACGCGGTCTCCGGCGCCGTCGACCGGGAGAGCCTGCTCGCCGAGTCCAGCGACCTCCCCTCGGCGGACGAACTCGGCCGGAGGTTCGAGGAGTTCCTGGCCGAGCACGAGCGCGGCGCCGAGTAG
- a CDS encoding ribonuclease, which translates to MNSRNRLISLVAVVLLGIAAGVAVLLNGGNHPGGASSAPSPSGASATTGRGAASAPKPSAPAKSPAPQGNWVPTSSALADVCRSKLPAQALDTLGLIAHGGPYPYRSDGIVFENRESRLPRQSSGYYHEFTVVTPGSDDRGTRRIVTGGVGEQYWTADHYATFQEIDPRC; encoded by the coding sequence ATGAACAGCCGAAACCGCCTGATCAGCCTCGTCGCCGTGGTCCTCCTCGGTATCGCCGCCGGCGTCGCCGTCCTGCTGAACGGCGGGAACCACCCGGGCGGCGCGAGCAGCGCGCCGTCCCCGTCCGGCGCGTCCGCCACCACCGGCCGCGGCGCCGCGAGCGCGCCCAAGCCCTCGGCCCCTGCCAAGTCGCCCGCGCCCCAGGGAAACTGGGTGCCCACCAGCTCGGCGCTGGCCGACGTCTGCCGCAGCAAGCTGCCCGCGCAGGCCCTCGACACGCTCGGCCTGATCGCCCACGGCGGCCCCTACCCGTACCGTTCCGACGGCATCGTCTTCGAGAACAGGGAGAGCCGGCTGCCCCGTCAGAGCAGCGGCTACTACCACGAGTTCACCGTGGTCACGCCCGGGTCGGACGACCGCGGGACCAGGCGGATCGTCACCGGCGGCGTCGGCGAGCAGTACTGGACGGCCGACCACTACGCGACCTTCCAGGAGATCGATCCGCGGTGCTGA
- a CDS encoding SGNH/GDSL hydrolase family protein has product MRHRRRAAAAALIGAALIGTAGCGAGKASPAPQPDRASPTPSTTPVTGPYVALGDSYTAGLRIPPQGGAPQGCGRSGVNYPSLVARQLDLKDFTDVSCSGARTGDLTAAQRTDDGTNPPQLAALGAATRLVTLGIGGNDAGFLDVLGRCAVENVRHSLTGHGDAAPCRAYYTTGAGQGEVQRRMTDTGERLTAALDEVRRRAPQARVLLVGYPALLPQDPTLCAETLGDGIAGADIGFVVEQERQLNAMLRQRAEAAGAAFVDTYAPSTGHDMCEAAGTRWIEPLAAGQGLAPIHPNAQGQQGMAAAVLAALGQQH; this is encoded by the coding sequence GTGCGCCACCGGAGGAGGGCCGCCGCGGCGGCCCTGATCGGGGCCGCCCTGATCGGCACCGCCGGGTGCGGCGCGGGGAAGGCATCCCCGGCCCCGCAGCCCGACCGGGCCTCGCCGACGCCCTCCACCACCCCGGTCACCGGCCCGTACGTCGCACTGGGCGACTCCTACACCGCCGGCCTGCGGATCCCGCCCCAGGGCGGAGCCCCGCAGGGCTGCGGCCGCTCGGGCGTCAACTACCCGTCCCTGGTGGCCCGGCAGCTCGACCTCAAGGACTTCACCGACGTCAGCTGCAGCGGCGCGCGCACCGGAGACCTGACGGCCGCCCAGCGCACCGACGACGGCACCAACCCGCCGCAGCTGGCCGCGCTCGGCGCGGCCACCCGGCTGGTGACGCTCGGGATCGGCGGCAACGACGCAGGCTTCCTCGACGTCCTGGGCCGCTGCGCGGTCGAGAACGTCCGGCACAGCCTGACCGGCCACGGCGACGCCGCGCCCTGCCGGGCGTACTACACGACCGGCGCCGGGCAGGGCGAGGTCCAGCGGCGGATGACGGACACCGGCGAGCGGCTCACCGCGGCGCTCGACGAGGTCAGACGGCGGGCCCCGCAGGCCAGGGTGCTGCTCGTCGGATACCCGGCCCTGCTGCCGCAGGACCCGACTCTCTGCGCCGAGACCCTGGGCGACGGGATCGCGGGCGCCGACATCGGCTTCGTCGTCGAACAGGAGCGGCAGCTGAACGCCATGCTCCGGCAGCGGGCCGAGGCCGCCGGGGCGGCCTTCGTCGACACCTACGCCCCGTCCACCGGGCACGACATGTGCGAGGCCGCCGGCACCCGCTGGATAGAGCCCCTCGCCGCCGGGCAGGGGCTGGCCCCGATCCACCCGAACGCCCAGGGGCAGCAGGGCATGGCCGCCGCCGTCCTGGCCGCGCTCGGGCAGCAGCACTGA
- a CDS encoding response regulator produces the protein MRAVIAEDSVLLRIGIVKVLESEGYEVAAAVGDAEALLAAVEEHRPQIVVADVRMPPGFTDEGVRAALMIRQQWPDTAVVLLSQFVEERYAADLLAKNTSGVGYLLKQRVANVDEFVEALQRVAGGGTALDPEVVAQLLLRRDRDPLHRLTPRERDVLALMAEGRSNTAIAESLVVSDSAVSKHINSILTKLDLPPAEDTHRRVLAVLRFLEVSQ, from the coding sequence ATGCGAGCTGTGATCGCCGAGGACTCGGTCCTCCTGAGGATCGGCATCGTCAAGGTGCTGGAGAGCGAGGGCTACGAGGTCGCCGCCGCGGTGGGGGACGCCGAGGCGCTGCTCGCCGCCGTCGAGGAGCACCGCCCGCAGATCGTCGTCGCGGACGTCCGGATGCCCCCGGGGTTCACGGACGAGGGCGTCCGGGCCGCGCTGATGATCCGCCAGCAGTGGCCCGACACCGCGGTCGTCCTGCTCTCCCAGTTCGTCGAGGAGCGCTACGCGGCGGACTTGCTGGCCAAGAACACCAGCGGCGTCGGCTACCTGCTCAAACAGCGGGTGGCGAACGTGGACGAGTTCGTGGAGGCGCTGCAGCGGGTGGCCGGGGGCGGCACCGCCCTCGACCCCGAGGTGGTCGCCCAACTGCTGCTGCGCCGCGACCGCGATCCGCTGCACCGGCTGACGCCCCGCGAGCGGGACGTGTTGGCGCTGATGGCCGAGGGCCGCTCGAACACCGCGATCGCCGAATCCCTGGTGGTCAGCGACAGCGCCGTCTCCAAGCACATCAACTCCATCCTCACCAAGCTCGACCTGCCACCCGCCGAGGACACCCACCGGCGGGTGCTCGCGGTGCTGCGCTTCCTGGAGGTCAGCCAATGA
- a CDS encoding transcriptional regulator, whose amino-acid sequence MNGLDPILHQPTRLTVLAFLSGCQEAEFSVVRDYCQVSDSVLSKTAAGLETAGYLRARKGYVGKRPRTWLSATAQGRAVLAAHLGALQQMAAAAEAAGSASSPDGSADGAGG is encoded by the coding sequence GTGAACGGGCTCGACCCGATACTCCACCAGCCCACCAGGCTCACCGTCCTGGCCTTCCTCAGCGGGTGCCAGGAAGCCGAGTTCTCCGTCGTCCGCGACTACTGCCAGGTCTCGGACTCGGTGCTCAGCAAGACGGCGGCGGGCCTGGAGACGGCCGGCTACCTGCGGGCCCGCAAGGGCTACGTCGGCAAGCGGCCCCGTACCTGGCTCTCCGCGACGGCGCAGGGCCGTGCCGTGCTGGCCGCGCACCTCGGGGCGCTCCAGCAGATGGCCGCCGCCGCGGAGGCGGCCGGTTCCGCGTCCTCACCGGACGGGAGCGCGGACGGGGCCGGAGGCTGA
- the nirD gene encoding nitrite reductase small subunit NirD has translation MTATASATRIELLSASGWSPVCDWDLLVPGRGIAVLLPDGRQVAVFRDGNDRLYASDNRDPFTGAYVLSRGLLGSTADGRIYVASPLLKQRFDLVTGECLDDEDVRIAVHTVRAA, from the coding sequence ATGACCGCCACCGCCTCTGCCACCCGGATCGAACTGCTCTCCGCCTCCGGCTGGTCCCCGGTCTGCGACTGGGACCTGCTGGTGCCCGGCCGCGGCATCGCCGTCCTGCTGCCGGACGGCCGCCAGGTGGCCGTGTTCCGCGACGGCAACGACCGCCTCTACGCCTCCGACAACCGCGACCCGTTCACCGGCGCGTACGTCCTCTCCCGGGGCCTGCTGGGCTCCACCGCGGACGGCCGGATCTACGTGGCCTCGCCGCTGCTCAAGCAGCGCTTCGACCTGGTGACCGGGGAGTGCCTGGACGACGAGGACGTCCGGATCGCCGTCCACACGGTCCGCGCCGCCTGA
- a CDS encoding DUF4097 family beta strand repeat-containing protein encodes MTRPAPPEPPTVPAPGRLARRLPAPWPPGPPAEPSPGERRAWRLIGALALVCVLLAGVAVTGAALIQRDTARERTYFEAIGQLDIDSGPAHVTVRAGGTDRVVLVEQLGWALRRPTVNVRIAAGRMSISVDCPEARFTGGCPVSLAVQVPPSTMVHARNGSGRTEIEGVAGSVSAETGSGQVQLTGISGPIWAKSGSGQIIGTGLSAPEAQLSAASGQVTLQYDRPPDLVATRLASGNLLLQLPDDRSRYRIDLSSDGGSQTIDRSLQDLDSPRLLDVISASGTVTINRSGKP; translated from the coding sequence ATGACGCGACCCGCCCCGCCGGAGCCGCCGACGGTTCCCGCGCCGGGCCGACTCGCCCGTCGGCTGCCGGCCCCGTGGCCGCCGGGCCCGCCCGCCGAACCGAGCCCCGGCGAGCGCCGGGCCTGGCGGCTCATCGGCGCGCTCGCCCTGGTCTGCGTCCTCCTGGCGGGCGTCGCCGTCACGGGGGCGGCCCTCATCCAGCGGGACACCGCCCGGGAGCGGACGTACTTCGAGGCGATCGGCCAGCTCGACATCGACTCCGGCCCGGCCCACGTCACCGTCCGGGCCGGCGGCACCGATCGGGTGGTGCTGGTCGAACAGCTCGGCTGGGCCCTGCGCAGGCCCACGGTCAACGTACGGATCGCCGCGGGCCGGATGTCGATCTCCGTCGACTGCCCGGAGGCCCGGTTCACGGGCGGCTGCCCGGTCTCCCTGGCCGTCCAGGTCCCGCCGTCGACCATGGTCCACGCCCGCAACGGCTCCGGGCGGACGGAGATCGAAGGCGTGGCGGGCAGCGTCTCGGCGGAGACCGGCAGCGGCCAGGTCCAGCTGACCGGGATCAGCGGGCCGATCTGGGCGAAGAGCGGCTCCGGGCAGATCATCGGCACGGGGCTGAGCGCGCCCGAGGCCCAGCTGTCCGCCGCCTCCGGACAGGTCACCCTGCAGTACGACCGCCCACCGGACTTGGTCGCCACCCGCCTCGCCTCGGGAAACCTGCTCCTGCAACTGCCGGACGACCGCAGCCGGTACCGGATCGACCTCAGCAGCGACGGCGGCAGCCAGACGATCGACCGGTCCCTCCAGGACCTCGACTCGCCACGACTGCTCGACGTCATCTCCGCCTCCGGCACCGTCACCATCAACCGGTCCGGAAAGCCCTGA
- the dusB gene encoding tRNA dihydrouridine synthase DusB: MQVWPPVVLAPMAGITNAPFRTLCREQSGGRGLYVSEMITTRALVERNAKTMQLIRFDPSEKPRSIQLYGVDPETVGKAARMISAEGLADHIDLNFGCPVPKVTRKGGGSALPYKRNLLREILRQAVSNAGDLPVTMKMRKGIDDGHLTYLDAGRIGAEEGVSAIALHGRTAAQHYGGTADWSAIARLRESVPAGIPVLGNGDIWSADDAVRMMRETGCDGVVVGRGCLGRPWLFKDLVSIFEGDVDYARPTFGYVARAMVRHAQLLGEWLGDEARGVIDFRKHVAWYTKGFSVGSELRVKLAGSSSLAELTETLALVDQEQSWPIGADGPRGRTSGNNRVVLPEGWLDDPYECARLSEDAESDTSGG; this comes from the coding sequence ATGCAGGTCTGGCCCCCGGTGGTGCTGGCGCCGATGGCCGGCATCACCAACGCCCCCTTCCGCACCCTGTGCCGGGAGCAGAGCGGCGGCCGCGGCCTGTACGTCTCCGAGATGATCACCACCCGTGCCCTGGTCGAGCGCAACGCCAAGACCATGCAGCTGATCAGGTTCGACCCGAGCGAGAAGCCGCGCTCGATCCAGCTGTACGGGGTGGACCCGGAGACCGTCGGCAAGGCGGCCCGGATGATCTCCGCGGAGGGCCTCGCCGACCACATCGACCTCAACTTCGGCTGCCCCGTCCCCAAGGTGACCCGCAAGGGCGGCGGCTCCGCGCTGCCGTACAAGCGCAACCTGCTGCGCGAGATCCTGCGCCAGGCGGTCTCCAACGCGGGCGACCTGCCCGTCACCATGAAGATGCGCAAAGGCATCGACGACGGTCACCTGACCTACCTGGACGCCGGACGGATCGGGGCGGAGGAGGGCGTCTCCGCGATCGCCCTGCACGGCCGCACCGCGGCCCAGCACTACGGCGGCACGGCGGACTGGTCGGCCATCGCCCGGCTCCGCGAGTCCGTCCCGGCCGGCATCCCGGTGCTCGGCAACGGAGACATCTGGTCCGCGGACGACGCGGTGCGGATGATGCGCGAGACCGGTTGCGACGGCGTGGTCGTCGGCCGCGGTTGCCTGGGCCGGCCCTGGCTGTTCAAGGACCTGGTGTCGATCTTCGAGGGCGACGTCGACTACGCCCGCCCCACCTTCGGGTACGTGGCCCGCGCGATGGTGCGGCACGCCCAACTGCTGGGGGAGTGGCTCGGTGACGAGGCCCGCGGTGTCATCGACTTCCGCAAGCACGTCGCCTGGTACACCAAGGGCTTCTCGGTCGGCTCCGAGCTGCGGGTGAAGCTCGCCGGCTCCAGCTCGCTGGCCGAGCTGACCGAGACGCTCGCCCTGGTCGACCAGGAGCAGAGCTGGCCGATCGGCGCCGACGGCCCGCGCGGCCGGACCAGCGGCAACAACCGGGTGGTCCTGCCCGAAGGCTGGTTGGACGATCCGTACGAGTGTGCCCGGCTGAGCGAAGACGCCGAATCGGACACCTCTGGCGGATGA
- a CDS encoding sensor histidine kinase, whose product MFQSKIDTPPRRAAGATTARAVEARAATVRAAVSARTPWSAGTRRDSLFLAAGLPFGLPCMIVLNLPGGALLPGLALLVVLFDLLTVAQRSRVRALRGLEIPGRVPPGAPWLVRLLAGLTWRQAAHHLLVAPLQTMCAALVLGLWGTSAVLLGFFGWVWLLPPDNPLQAGPGWAVTGTAATVGGLLLLVATPWLVALLAAVDLWAVRILLGPNRAEVLELRVEHLARSRVDVVDAADAERRRIERDLHDGAQQRLVSLAMNLGLARRTLKHLPPEAMEVIVAAHEEAQAAIKELHDLVRGLHPAVLEDRGLDAALSGIAARSPVPVHLTVDLPGRIAPTVEAVAYFTVSEALANAAKHSRASRVDLALHRAADRLRITITDDGIGGADAGRGSGLAGLRKRAASVDGSFAITSPRGGPTTITMELPCEL is encoded by the coding sequence ATGTTCCAGTCGAAGATCGACACGCCCCCGCGCCGGGCGGCCGGAGCCACCACGGCCCGGGCCGTCGAGGCCCGGGCCGCCACGGTTCGCGCCGCCGTGTCCGCGCGCACGCCGTGGTCCGCGGGCACGCGGCGGGATTCGCTCTTCCTGGCTGCCGGCCTTCCGTTCGGCCTGCCCTGCATGATCGTCCTCAACCTTCCGGGCGGCGCCCTGCTGCCGGGGCTGGCCCTGCTCGTGGTCCTCTTCGACCTGCTGACGGTCGCCCAGCGCAGCCGGGTCCGCGCCCTGCGCGGGCTGGAGATCCCGGGCCGGGTCCCGCCGGGCGCGCCGTGGCTGGTCCGACTCCTCGCGGGGCTGACGTGGCGCCAGGCCGCCCACCACCTGCTGGTGGCCCCGTTGCAGACCATGTGCGCCGCCCTGGTGCTCGGCCTCTGGGGAACGTCGGCCGTGCTGCTCGGCTTCTTCGGCTGGGTGTGGTTGCTGCCGCCCGACAACCCGCTGCAGGCCGGGCCGGGCTGGGCCGTCACGGGCACCGCCGCGACCGTCGGCGGCCTGCTCCTGCTCGTCGCCACGCCCTGGCTGGTCGCCCTGCTCGCCGCTGTCGACCTGTGGGCGGTCCGGATCCTGCTCGGCCCCAACCGGGCGGAGGTGCTGGAGCTCCGCGTTGAGCACCTGGCCCGGAGCCGGGTCGACGTGGTGGACGCGGCCGACGCCGAACGGCGCCGCATCGAAAGGGACTTGCACGACGGCGCCCAGCAGCGCCTGGTCTCCCTGGCGATGAACCTGGGCCTGGCCCGGCGCACCCTCAAGCACCTCCCGCCCGAGGCCATGGAGGTGATCGTCGCCGCGCACGAGGAGGCCCAGGCCGCCATCAAGGAACTGCACGACCTGGTCCGCGGCCTGCACCCGGCGGTGCTGGAGGACCGCGGGCTCGACGCGGCGCTCTCCGGCATCGCCGCCCGCAGCCCCGTCCCCGTGCACCTCACGGTCGACCTGCCGGGCCGCATAGCGCCCACCGTGGAGGCGGTCGCCTACTTCACGGTCTCCGAGGCGCTGGCCAACGCCGCCAAGCACTCCCGGGCCTCCCGGGTCGACCTCGCCCTGCACCGGGCGGCCGACCGGCTGCGCATCACCATCACCGACGACGGCATCGGCGGGGCGGACGCCGGCCGTGGCAGCGGCCTCGCCGGCCTGCGCAAACGCGCCGCCTCGGTCGACGGATCGTTCGCCATCACCAGCCCCCGCGGGGGCCCGACCACCATCACCATGGAGCTGCCATGCGAGCTGTGA
- the ppdK gene encoding pyruvate, phosphate dikinase: MTAQQKFVYSFTEGNKDLKDLLGGKGANLAEMTNLGLPVPPGFTITTDACKVFLETGTEPGSLNEEITGHLAALEQQMGKQLGQADDPLLVSVRSGAKFSMPGMMDTVLNIGLSDASVTGLAAQSGNERFAWDSYRRLVQMFGKTVLGVDGELFEEALDETKHAKGTANDLDLTAEDLRTLVATFKAIVLRETGREFPQDPREQLDLAIHAVFHSWNGDRARLYRRQERIPNDLGTAVNVCTMVFGNLGEDSGTGVAFTRDPSTGTQGVYGDYLQNAQGEDVVAGIRNTLQLADLEQLDKKSYDELMSIMQTLENHYRDLCDIEFTIERGKLWMLQTRVGKRTAAAAFRIAVQLVDQGLIDLDEALQRVTGGQLAQLMFPRFAPTSETRPVAYGIAASPGAAVGKVVFDSYTAVKWSRSGEQVILVRRETNPDDLEGMIAAEGILTSRGGKTSHAAVVARGMGKTCVCGAEELEVDTKNRKFTTADGQVVHEGDVVSIDGANGKVYLGEVPVLPSPVVEYFEGTIHAGADVQGGLVQAVHRLMAHADGRRRLAVRANADNAEDANRARRYGAQGIGLCRTEHMFLGEERRKEVEHLILADNDKDREAALSSLLPLQKGDFLELFQSMDGLPVTVRLLDPPLHEFLPDITELSVRVALAEARKDPNENDLRLLQAVHRLHEANPMLGLRGVRLGLVIPGLFGMQVRAIAEAAAERKLAGGDPRPEVMIPLVGTVQELELVRDECERVLAEVAASTGVSLDIKLGTMIELPRAAVTAGQIAEAADFFSFGTNDLTQTVWGFSRDDVEASFFTSYLEKGIFGVSPFETIDRDGVGALVKNAAQAGRATRPDLKLGVCGEHGGDPESVHFFHEVGLDYVSCSPFRIPVARLEAGRAAIETAGSDSR, translated from the coding sequence GTGACGGCGCAGCAGAAGTTTGTTTACTCCTTCACCGAAGGAAACAAGGACCTCAAGGATCTTCTCGGCGGAAAGGGTGCGAACCTCGCCGAGATGACCAACCTGGGTCTCCCCGTCCCTCCGGGGTTCACCATCACCACCGACGCCTGCAAGGTCTTCCTGGAGACCGGCACCGAACCGGGCTCGCTGAACGAGGAGATCACCGGCCACCTGGCCGCCCTCGAGCAGCAGATGGGCAAGCAGCTCGGCCAGGCCGACGACCCCTTGCTGGTCTCGGTGCGTTCCGGCGCCAAGTTCTCGATGCCCGGAATGATGGACACCGTCCTGAACATCGGCCTCTCCGACGCCTCGGTGACCGGGCTCGCCGCCCAGTCCGGCAACGAGCGCTTCGCCTGGGACTCGTACCGCCGCCTGGTGCAGATGTTCGGCAAGACCGTGCTGGGCGTCGACGGCGAACTCTTCGAGGAGGCGCTGGACGAGACCAAGCACGCCAAGGGCACCGCCAACGACCTCGACCTCACCGCCGAGGACCTGCGGACGCTGGTCGCCACCTTCAAGGCGATCGTGCTGCGGGAGACCGGCCGGGAGTTCCCGCAGGACCCGCGCGAGCAGCTGGACCTGGCGATCCACGCGGTCTTCCACTCCTGGAACGGCGACCGGGCCCGCCTCTACCGCCGGCAGGAGCGCATCCCGAACGACCTGGGCACCGCGGTCAACGTCTGCACCATGGTGTTCGGCAACCTCGGCGAGGACTCGGGCACCGGTGTCGCCTTCACCCGCGACCCCTCCACCGGTACCCAGGGCGTCTACGGCGACTACCTGCAGAACGCCCAGGGCGAGGACGTGGTGGCGGGCATCCGCAACACCCTCCAGCTGGCCGACCTGGAGCAGCTCGACAAGAAGTCGTACGACGAGCTGATGTCCATCATGCAGACCCTGGAGAACCACTACCGGGACCTGTGCGACATCGAGTTCACCATCGAGCGCGGCAAGCTCTGGATGCTGCAGACCCGGGTCGGCAAGCGCACCGCCGCCGCCGCGTTCCGGATCGCCGTCCAGCTGGTCGACCAGGGCCTGATCGACCTGGACGAGGCGCTGCAGCGGGTCACCGGCGGCCAGCTCGCCCAGCTGATGTTCCCGCGCTTCGCGCCCACCTCCGAGACCAGGCCGGTCGCGTACGGCATCGCGGCCTCGCCCGGCGCGGCGGTCGGCAAGGTGGTCTTCGACTCGTACACCGCGGTGAAGTGGTCCCGCTCCGGCGAGCAGGTCATCCTGGTCCGCCGCGAGACCAACCCGGACGACCTCGAAGGCATGATCGCCGCCGAGGGCATCCTCACCTCGCGCGGCGGCAAGACCTCGCACGCGGCCGTGGTCGCCCGCGGCATGGGCAAGACCTGCGTCTGCGGCGCCGAGGAGCTCGAGGTCGACACCAAGAACCGCAAGTTCACCACCGCCGACGGCCAGGTCGTCCACGAGGGCGACGTGGTCTCCATCGACGGCGCCAACGGCAAGGTGTACCTGGGCGAGGTCCCGGTGCTGCCGTCCCCGGTGGTCGAGTACTTCGAGGGCACCATCCACGCCGGCGCCGACGTCCAGGGCGGGCTGGTCCAGGCCGTGCACCGGCTGATGGCGCACGCCGACGGCCGCCGCCGCCTCGCGGTGCGCGCCAACGCCGACAACGCCGAGGACGCGAACCGCGCCCGCCGGTACGGCGCCCAGGGCATCGGCCTGTGCCGCACCGAGCACATGTTCCTCGGCGAGGAGCGCCGCAAGGAGGTCGAGCACCTGATCCTGGCGGACAACGACAAGGACCGCGAGGCCGCGCTCTCCAGCCTGCTGCCGCTGCAGAAGGGCGACTTCCTGGAGCTGTTCCAGTCGATGGACGGGCTCCCGGTGACGGTCCGGCTGCTCGACCCGCCGCTGCACGAGTTCCTGCCCGACATCACCGAACTGTCGGTGCGCGTCGCCCTCGCCGAGGCCCGCAAGGACCCGAACGAGAACGACCTGCGGCTGCTCCAGGCCGTCCACCGGCTGCACGAGGCCAACCCGATGCTCGGCCTGCGCGGCGTGCGCCTCGGTCTGGTCATCCCCGGCCTGTTCGGCATGCAGGTCCGGGCGATCGCCGAGGCCGCGGCCGAGCGCAAGCTGGCCGGCGGCGACCCGCGCCCCGAGGTGATGATCCCGCTGGTCGGCACCGTCCAGGAGCTGGAGCTGGTCCGCGACGAGTGCGAGCGGGTGCTCGCCGAGGTCGCCGCCTCCACCGGCGTCAGCCTGGACATCAAGCTCGGCACCATGATCGAGCTGCCGCGCGCCGCCGTGACGGCCGGTCAGATCGCCGAGGCCGCCGACTTCTTCTCCTTCGGCACCAACGACCTGACCCAGACCGTGTGGGGCTTCTCCCGCGACGACGTCGAGGCGTCCTTCTTCACCTCCTACCTGGAGAAGGGCATCTTCGGGGTCAGCCCGTTCGAGACCATCGACCGCGACGGCGTCGGCGCCCTGGTCAAGAACGCCGCCCAGGCCGGCCGGGCCACCCGCCCCGACCTCAAGCTCGGCGTCTGCGGCGAGCACGGCGGCGACCCGGAGTCGGTGCACTTCTTCCACGAGGTGGGGCTGGACTACGTATCCTGCTCTCCCTTCCGGATTCCGGTGGCGCGCCTGGAGGCAGGCCGCGCCGCCATCGAGACGGCGGGAAGCGACTCGCGCTGA